A single genomic interval of bacterium harbors:
- the fliR gene encoding flagellar biosynthetic protein FliR, whose amino-acid sequence MILELTLMKGIFIFFRTLGVIITSPILGDRGFPATAKIALALSIAFLLTPVLNIEVPNPDSIITLILIISREILIGVAIGSVVLFIFMGVQLAGSIMGFQMGMWLAEMVDPTFGIEIPVIAQFNYLFAIMIFICVNGHLIVLNAVRQTFKLLPLGTFSLSNSFMEQFVATGSSIFRVGFEIGAPIIGVLLLISIALGLISRAIPEFDVLMASIPLTIGVGLWLMAASLPYIAVTVIKMINKLEPTIYNLFRP is encoded by the coding sequence ATGATACTAGAGCTAACTCTTATGAAAGGCATTTTTATATTTTTCAGGACTCTTGGAGTTATTATTACTTCTCCTATTCTTGGCGATAGGGGTTTTCCTGCCACTGCAAAAATAGCGCTTGCCCTATCAATTGCTTTTTTACTTACGCCGGTTCTCAATATAGAAGTGCCGAATCCTGATTCTATTATTACATTAATTCTTATTATCTCAAGAGAAATATTAATAGGCGTAGCTATTGGTTCGGTAGTACTTTTCATTTTTATGGGCGTGCAATTAGCAGGTTCCATTATGGGTTTCCAGATGGGAATGTGGTTAGCCGAAATGGTTGATCCTACTTTTGGGATAGAGATACCTGTTATTGCTCAATTTAATTATTTATTTGCCATTATGATTTTTATTTGTGTAAACGGGCATCTTATCGTTTTAAACGCGGTAAGGCAAACTTTCAAATTGCTACCTCTCGGGACTTTTTCGTTAAGCAATTCTTTTATGGAACAATTTGTTGCGACGGGAAGCAGCATTTTTAGAGTAGGTTTTGAAATAGGGGCACCGATTATTGGTGTTTTGTTATTAATCTCTATTGCCCTTGGTCTTATTTCCCGTGCTATTCCTGAATTTGACGTTCTTATGGCTTCAATTCCACTTACCATTGGCGTCGGGTTATGGCTTATGGCAGCATCTCTACCTTACATAGCCGTAACCGTTATAAAGATGATTAATAAATTAGAACCAACCATATATAATCTATTCAGACCTTAA
- the fliO gene encoding flagellar biosynthetic protein FliO yields the protein MNNLIFFLLNQSASGGTDRQMISDSSAAPVYKTLLVPTNAAGSFSSMIFRAIGSLIVVIAIMFVIIWLLRKFSSKNGLLGKSGGEKIINVIAKSALNSKQAIYVVEVPERILILGVSGDNINILSEIKEPSTIKSLKEGSKEGIFAQYLKGFTLRGRSAPNVKNNASQLTDKEATSDRRDKRGSGLLG from the coding sequence ATGAATAACTTAATATTTTTTTTATTAAACCAGTCCGCCTCAGGCGGAACTGACAGGCAAATGATAAGCGATTCTTCTGCTGCACCCGTATATAAAACTTTACTTGTCCCGACAAATGCAGCAGGTTCATTTTCCAGCATGATTTTTAGAGCCATTGGGAGTCTTATTGTTGTAATTGCCATAATGTTTGTAATTATATGGCTTCTGCGTAAATTTTCCAGCAAAAATGGATTATTGGGAAAAAGTGGGGGCGAAAAAATTATTAATGTAATTGCTAAATCCGCACTTAACTCAAAGCAGGCTATTTATGTAGTTGAGGTTCCGGAACGGATACTTATATTAGGAGTAAGCGGCGACAATATAAATATATTATCAGAAATAAAAGAGCCCTCTACAATAAAATCTCTTAAAGAAGGCTCAAAAGAAGGTATATTTGCCCAATACTTAAAGGGATTTACTTTAAGAGGCAGATCCGCTCCCAATGTGAAAAACAATGCATCGCAGTTGACCGATAAAGAGGCAACATCAGACAGAAGGGATAAACGTGGGTCCGGGTTATTGGGATAA
- the flhB gene encoding flagellar biosynthesis protein FlhB: MDEDRTLPATGMRRGKERQKGNVPRSSEASTVLLLIVSLFLFPVIGGKLAGGITNITKYFFGSGMLMSINEKTTLSIIAFSIKNLLPFLIPFFAILIVVDILGSIILGGWVYAPEALAVKWGAINPAQGAKNLFSPSAYFTLLKSLLKLTLIGTVIFVGIKGIIAPMLALTNSSAEAQSSFLVATIFKLLLNTILVFLVIAVSDYIFQKWTYEKSIRMTSQEVKEETRQTEGPPEIRSRIRAKQRELSRRRMMREVPKATVIITNPTELAIAIRYEQPKDSAPVIVAKGGGDVAKKIREIANKHNIPIVENKPLARLLFTTCDIDDQIPVKLYQAVAEIIAYVYKLKNVTSRYGGDKISAS, from the coding sequence ATGGACGAAGATAGGACACTGCCGGCGACCGGGATGCGTCGCGGGAAAGAAAGACAAAAAGGAAATGTCCCCAGAAGCTCAGAAGCGAGTACTGTTTTGCTTTTAATAGTTAGCTTATTTTTATTTCCTGTTATTGGAGGAAAACTTGCAGGTGGTATTACTAACATAACGAAATATTTTTTCGGTAGTGGGATGCTTATGTCTATCAATGAAAAAACTACTTTATCTATAATTGCTTTTTCCATTAAGAATTTATTACCTTTCCTTATTCCTTTTTTTGCCATTCTTATTGTCGTTGATATCCTTGGTTCTATTATTCTTGGTGGATGGGTATATGCACCTGAAGCGCTTGCTGTTAAGTGGGGAGCCATAAATCCAGCACAGGGAGCCAAAAACTTATTTAGCCCAAGTGCTTACTTTACTTTACTTAAGTCTCTGTTAAAATTAACTCTCATTGGAACCGTTATTTTTGTTGGGATAAAAGGAATCATAGCTCCAATGTTAGCGCTTACTAATTCTTCTGCTGAAGCCCAGTCAAGTTTTTTAGTTGCAACTATATTCAAGTTACTTCTTAATACTATTCTTGTATTTTTAGTTATCGCAGTATCAGATTATATTTTCCAGAAATGGACTTATGAAAAAAGTATACGGATGACTTCCCAGGAAGTAAAAGAGGAGACAAGACAAACAGAAGGGCCTCCTGAGATCAGAAGCAGGATTAGAGCAAAGCAACGAGAGTTATCAAGACGAAGAATGATGCGAGAGGTTCCAAAGGCAACCGTTATTATAACAAACCCAACAGAACTTGCCATTGCCATAAGATATGAACAGCCTAAAGATTCGGCACCGGTTATAGTTGCAAAAGGAGGCGGAGATGTAGCCAAGAAAATCAGAGAAATTGCAAACAAACATAACATTCCTATTGTTGAAAACAAGCCTCTTGCGAGGTTATTATTTACTACCTGTGATATAGACGATCAAATTCCGGTTAAATTATACCAGGCAGTTGCTGAAATTATAGCTTATGTCTACAAATTAAAAAATGTAACATCCCGCTATGGCGGTGATAAAATCAGTGCATCTTAG
- the fliQ gene encoding flagellar biosynthesis protein FliQ yields MDQGMAISIFKDTLITTLVLSLPMLLAGLVIGVLISIFQAVTAIKEMTLSFVPKILAVGAVMYFTLPWMLTKMVEFTARMFAQMEHLVK; encoded by the coding sequence ATGGATCAAGGAATGGCAATTTCTATTTTTAAGGATACTTTAATAACAACGCTTGTTTTATCTTTACCAATGTTGCTTGCAGGATTGGTAATAGGCGTTCTTATATCTATTTTTCAGGCTGTTACTGCAATAAAAGAAATGACATTATCTTTTGTACCTAAGATTCTGGCAGTGGGCGCCGTAATGTATTTTACTTTACCGTGGATGCTAACAAAGATGGTAGAATTTACAGCAAGAATGTTTGCCCAGATGGAACATCTAGTTAAATAA
- the flhA gene encoding flagellar biosynthesis protein FlhA codes for MNNLFTERLARQGTIIVAVGVLSIIAILIVPLPTPIIDIFIIFNIAFSLLLIVSTMYIHKPLDIASFPSILLLTTLLRLGLNVAVTRSILLKADGGKVIYAFGNFVVGGNYIVGVVIFIIIIIIQFIVITQGATRIAEVAARFTLDGMPGKQMAIDADLNTGLITEAEAKDRRLEIRRETDFYGAMDGASKFIRGDAVAGLLITAINIIGGLCIGVFQRHMPAQSALSIYTILTIGDGLVAQIPAIIIATASGILVTRMASESDLGRDIISQMLVNSKVLFIVSGALFVCAIVPGFPFFPFFLLSALIGGIGYLIKRSTSADAPIKPTPSTGGAEEVEDWNKTLRIDPIEIELGYGNIDLVNKEKGGDLLDRVGLLRKRIASELGFVVPPVRIRDNLELQPEEYVIKVKGTEIAKGKVFLQGLLAMNPGSAKQKLDEDETTEPVFNLPAYWITRKERNRAEALGYTIVEPSVVVTTHLQETIKSYANELLGRQETQVIIDRAKETHPAVVNELIPNIMKIGDIQKVLQNLLAERISIRDTVTILEALADYAPVTKDIDQLTEFTRQALKRNISQQYKDANGKINCVSIEPRFEQLILDSIEKNHTDSGFSIEPKLAQSLFIEISKWIEKLALQNYQPIIISSPRLRNYLRKLITPIFPNLVVLSFSELDSRIPINSLGEIKSALSGEVTA; via the coding sequence ATGAATAATCTTTTTACAGAAAGACTTGCAAGACAAGGGACAATTATAGTTGCGGTTGGTGTTCTTAGTATTATAGCCATTCTTATCGTCCCGCTTCCCACGCCTATTATTGACATTTTCATAATCTTCAACATTGCTTTTTCTCTTTTGCTTATCGTATCAACTATGTATATCCATAAGCCTCTGGACATTGCTTCCTTCCCTTCTATTTTACTTCTCACCACACTTTTAAGGCTTGGTTTAAACGTGGCAGTTACCCGTTCTATTCTTTTGAAAGCAGATGGAGGCAAGGTTATATATGCTTTCGGAAATTTCGTTGTAGGAGGAAATTATATCGTCGGGGTAGTAATTTTTATCATTATAATCATTATTCAATTTATCGTAATTACACAAGGCGCCACAAGAATCGCTGAAGTTGCAGCAAGATTCACATTAGACGGTATGCCCGGGAAGCAAATGGCTATAGATGCAGATCTGAATACCGGTTTAATTACCGAAGCCGAAGCAAAAGATAGAAGGCTTGAGATCCGCAGGGAAACCGACTTTTACGGAGCTATGGACGGAGCATCAAAATTTATTAGAGGAGATGCCGTTGCAGGTTTACTCATTACGGCAATTAACATTATAGGTGGTTTATGTATAGGGGTATTTCAAAGACATATGCCTGCTCAATCAGCCCTCTCCATTTATACTATTCTTACTATCGGGGATGGACTTGTTGCTCAAATACCTGCTATTATAATCGCGACTGCATCGGGTATTCTTGTAACAAGAATGGCATCCGAATCTGATCTTGGCAGGGATATAATTTCTCAAATGCTTGTTAATTCCAAAGTTTTATTTATTGTATCGGGGGCTTTATTTGTTTGTGCGATTGTGCCCGGTTTTCCTTTTTTCCCATTCTTTCTCCTCTCCGCTCTTATTGGCGGAATTGGTTATTTAATTAAAAGAAGTACAAGTGCAGATGCACCAATAAAACCAACACCATCAACCGGTGGAGCAGAAGAAGTAGAAGACTGGAACAAAACATTACGAATTGACCCGATTGAAATAGAGCTTGGTTATGGCAATATTGATCTTGTTAATAAAGAAAAGGGAGGGGATTTACTTGACAGGGTTGGTCTTTTACGGAAAAGAATCGCCTCTGAACTGGGGTTTGTCGTTCCTCCTGTACGTATTAGAGACAATCTTGAACTTCAACCCGAAGAATATGTCATTAAAGTAAAAGGAACTGAAATTGCCAAAGGCAAGGTATTTTTACAAGGCTTGCTTGCAATGAACCCGGGTTCTGCGAAACAGAAATTAGATGAGGACGAAACAACAGAGCCGGTATTTAATTTGCCCGCTTACTGGATTACACGGAAGGAAAGGAACAGGGCTGAAGCACTGGGATACACGATAGTTGAACCTTCGGTTGTAGTTACAACACATCTCCAGGAAACCATAAAATCATACGCCAACGAGCTTCTTGGCAGACAGGAAACTCAAGTAATCATTGACCGGGCAAAAGAAACACATCCGGCAGTTGTAAATGAACTTATTCCTAACATTATGAAAATCGGCGATATCCAGAAAGTCTTACAAAATCTACTTGCGGAAAGGATATCTATCCGTGACACAGTTACGATTTTAGAGGCGCTTGCAGATTATGCTCCGGTGACTAAAGATATTGACCAGCTCACCGAATTTACCCGTCAAGCACTCAAACGCAATATTTCTCAACAATATAAAGACGCCAACGGCAAAATCAATTGTGTTTCAATAGAGCCCAGATTTGAGCAACTTATCTTAGATTCAATAGAAAAGAACCACACGGATTCAGGTTTTTCCATAGAGCCAAAGCTTGCCCAATCATTATTTATTGAAATATCGAAATGGATAGAGAAGCTTGCTTTACAAAACTACCAGCCAATAATTATCTCTTCACCAAGATTACGGAATTATTTAAGAAAACTTATAACGCCTATTTTTCCAAATCTCGTGGTTTTATCTTTCTCTGAGCTTGATTCGAGAATCCCGATAAACTCATTAGGAGAAATTAAATCCGCTTTAAGCGGAGAGGTGACAGCTTGA
- a CDS encoding MotA/TolQ/ExbB proton channel family protein, protein MDITTIAGVAIGFYLLFTAILQGGSAKIFIDIPAIMITGGGTLAAVLINYQFTDVIRILKVTAKAFIHKPIAPVKTINLLLEMSKKARRDGFIALEEDLKKVEDKFLRVALRCVVDGSPLDRTQKLLETEVENLELRHSKGIGIFKAGGKFAPAFGLLGTLIGLVQIGRVVNEPSAIVSSIAVAFVSTFYGVILSNLIFLPIAGKLDGLTQEETLEKRLIIEGILSIQSGEPTLVIEDQLIAFLPPEEREKRIKIKMEEEE, encoded by the coding sequence ATGGATATAACAACGATTGCAGGCGTAGCGATAGGGTTTTACCTATTATTCACTGCTATATTGCAGGGAGGATCGGCCAAAATTTTTATTGATATTCCTGCAATAATGATTACCGGAGGCGGTACACTTGCAGCCGTGCTTATTAATTACCAATTTACGGATGTTATCAGGATACTCAAAGTTACTGCAAAAGCTTTTATACATAAACCTATTGCACCCGTAAAAACAATTAATCTTTTATTAGAGATGAGTAAAAAAGCTCGTAGAGACGGGTTTATTGCACTTGAAGAAGATTTAAAAAAAGTTGAAGATAAATTTTTAAGGGTTGCCCTCAGGTGTGTAGTTGACGGCAGCCCGCTTGACAGGACTCAGAAACTATTAGAAACAGAAGTAGAGAATTTAGAGTTAAGACATAGCAAAGGGATAGGAATATTTAAAGCCGGGGGGAAATTTGCGCCGGCTTTTGGGTTACTTGGAACGTTAATCGGGCTGGTTCAAATTGGACGAGTCGTAAACGAGCCATCTGCAATTGTTTCAAGCATAGCAGTAGCATTTGTGTCGACTTTTTACGGAGTAATACTTTCGAATTTAATTTTTCTCCCCATAGCAGGTAAATTAGATGGATTAACGCAAGAGGAGACATTAGAGAAGAGGCTTATAATAGAAGGAATTCTATCAATACAGTCCGGAGAACCGACACTTGTAATAGAAGACCAATTAATAGCATTTTTGCCTCCGGAAGAAAGAGAAAAAAGAATAAAAATAAAAATGGAAGAGGAAGAGTAA
- a CDS encoding AAA family ATPase, which translates to MTDQASKLREIVNGPKIIGFTSGKGGVGKTNIAVNIAVCLANEGLNILLLDADLSLANVDLLFGISPAFNIKDVILGNKELKDIIVNGPCNLKIIPAASGIEELADLDSEKSNKFIKTFTELENEFDFIFIDTAAGISKNVRDFLLVSDEVVIITTPELTSLADAYATIKVVTMNKNAPSIKIIVNRVKSEKQATDTVERIGLLTSKFLKLEIENFGFVYEDPAVGQAVESQSPFITSKPYSRASVCIKKIANGIKALKNRQEGAKSLFERISDVSSSFDEQEEDRATPKSSSGQAKKISKKELASTISASLDLSKKKSIEIIEKILLTITDTLGKDEEVRIQGFGLFRNKVRKGRKYYIPGLKGSMEIKESKIPQFRPSNILINKIQSDIPVKID; encoded by the coding sequence ATGACGGATCAGGCAAGCAAATTAAGGGAAATTGTAAACGGACCTAAAATCATTGGGTTCACGTCAGGCAAAGGAGGAGTAGGTAAAACAAATATTGCCGTAAACATAGCAGTTTGCCTTGCCAATGAAGGGCTCAACATATTATTGCTTGATGCCGACTTATCGCTTGCAAACGTAGATTTATTATTTGGGATATCCCCGGCATTTAACATAAAAGACGTAATTTTAGGAAATAAAGAGTTAAAGGACATAATAGTAAATGGTCCTTGTAATTTAAAAATAATACCTGCGGCAAGCGGTATAGAAGAGCTTGCCGATTTAGACAGCGAAAAGAGCAATAAATTCATAAAAACATTTACGGAATTAGAAAACGAATTTGATTTTATATTCATAGATACAGCCGCAGGGATATCTAAAAACGTAAGAGATTTCCTTTTAGTTTCGGATGAAGTCGTAATTATAACCACTCCGGAATTAACTTCACTTGCGGATGCTTATGCGACCATAAAAGTTGTAACTATGAACAAAAATGCGCCCAGTATAAAAATAATCGTAAACAGGGTAAAAAGCGAAAAGCAGGCAACTGATACGGTAGAGAGAATAGGGCTTTTAACATCTAAATTTTTGAAACTTGAGATAGAAAATTTTGGATTCGTATATGAAGATCCTGCAGTCGGACAAGCCGTAGAATCCCAAAGTCCTTTTATAACGTCCAAGCCATATTCCAGAGCATCAGTGTGCATTAAAAAGATTGCAAACGGGATAAAAGCATTAAAAAACAGACAGGAAGGAGCAAAAAGTTTATTTGAAAGAATATCTGATGTTTCTTCTTCGTTTGACGAGCAGGAAGAAGACAGAGCTACCCCAAAGTCATCATCAGGACAGGCAAAAAAAATCAGCAAAAAAGAACTTGCTTCTACAATATCCGCTTCTTTAGACCTATCTAAAAAAAAAAGTATTGAGATAATAGAAAAAATCCTCTTGACTATTACAGATACTCTTGGTAAGGATGAAGAAGTTAGAATACAGGGTTTTGGTTTATTTAGGAATAAGGTAAGGAAAGGGCGAAAGTATTATATACCCGGATTAAAGGGCTCTATGGAGATAAAAGAGAGTAAAATTCCACAATTTCGACCTTCCAACATTCTTATAAATAAAATCCAGAGCGATATTCCTGTTAAGATAGATTGA
- the fliN gene encoding flagellar motor switch protein FliN has translation MCPKEDNVQEDKLAVSPEKKVTAKKAKFEEVTPEENMPPKVSNIEGILDVPMEVSVRLGKTTLSIQELLNTGPGSIVELDSIAGGTVDILINNRIFARGEIIVIEERFGVRITALINPEERIQQLGKQA, from the coding sequence ATGTGTCCAAAAGAAGATAATGTTCAGGAAGATAAACTTGCCGTATCGCCGGAAAAGAAAGTAACTGCGAAAAAGGCAAAGTTTGAAGAAGTTACCCCTGAAGAGAATATGCCCCCCAAAGTATCTAACATTGAGGGCATTTTAGACGTTCCGATGGAAGTTTCCGTAAGACTTGGGAAAACAACTCTTTCCATACAGGAACTTTTGAATACCGGGCCCGGTTCAATTGTAGAACTGGATAGTATTGCTGGTGGAACAGTAGATATTCTTATTAACAACAGAATATTCGCCAGGGGTGAAATTATAGTTATTGAAGAAAGATTTGGAGTTCGTATAACAGCTCTTATAAACCCGGAAGAAAGAATTCAACAATTGGGAAAACAAGCATGA
- the fliP gene encoding flagellar type III secretion system pore protein FliP (The bacterial flagellar biogenesis protein FliP forms a type III secretion system (T3SS)-type pore required for flagellar assembly.) has protein sequence MKKLLLKIQNKILSYPHYPYILTPVLFIFLLFIAQPLLAAKTVSFDTLTPPIQIAIALTLIPLIPFLLLTLTSFTRIIIVFSMLRNALTTRSVPPNQVLIALALFMTFYIMRPTFETIYNDAISPYINKDISSKEAIEKGIAPLRTFMLKQVREEDLALFVHFSEGKKPTTVAEIPFTTIMPAFITSELRISFEMGFLIYLPFLIIDLVLASILLSMGMFMVPPMMISAPLKLLLFILVNGWDLIVKSLITSFR, from the coding sequence ATGAAGAAACTACTATTAAAAATACAGAACAAGATTCTTTCCTATCCTCATTATCCGTATATATTAACACCTGTTTTATTTATTTTTTTACTGTTCATAGCACAACCGCTTTTAGCGGCGAAAACGGTTAGTTTTGATACGCTAACTCCACCAATACAAATTGCGATAGCATTAACGCTTATCCCGTTGATTCCTTTTTTACTTTTAACACTCACTTCTTTCACTCGCATAATCATTGTTTTTTCAATGCTTAGAAACGCATTAACGACTCGTTCAGTTCCTCCGAACCAGGTATTAATAGCGCTTGCATTATTTATGACTTTTTACATAATGAGACCTACTTTTGAAACAATATATAACGATGCGATTAGTCCTTATATTAACAAAGACATCTCTTCGAAAGAAGCAATAGAGAAAGGTATCGCACCTCTCCGCACTTTTATGTTAAAGCAGGTGAGGGAAGAGGATTTAGCTTTATTCGTTCATTTTTCGGAAGGGAAGAAGCCAACAACCGTAGCCGAAATTCCATTTACTACAATTATGCCGGCTTTTATTACTTCCGAATTAAGAATTTCATTTGAAATGGGATTTTTAATATACTTACCTTTTTTAATCATAGATTTAGTTTTAGCATCAATATTATTATCTATGGGGATGTTTATGGTTCCGCCTATGATGATTTCAGCACCTTTAAAATTATTATTATTCATTCTTGTTAACGGTTGGGATTTAATCGTAAAATCTTTAATTACGAGTTTTAGATAA
- a CDS encoding FliM/FliN family flagellar motor switch protein, producing the protein MEERILSQEEISTLLKTVPKSNEDTPSKEKKIEEYDIKRYVGITREHFPIFKEINEYFDFLFEQSVATRTGNFINMITSEPEISTLGEFISSASNPTYIIMFKLDPAVGDVYMDISPSFVHSLVDMEFGGTGRINKNPPDITIIERAAMPKIARALLGELEKAWGKYVAVSSKIVSQQTNPLTIAPPESVVPILSISFTLTIDDIPMSLRIAYSSEIARALAAEVITHERVTRKTANAELQEKIKQILMHARVNVYAELGRSGIFVSDLLELKAGDIIPLNLHTDSEIIVYVEDKKKWFAKAGVYKMRMASKITRPYKRR; encoded by the coding sequence ATGGAAGAAAGAATATTGTCTCAGGAAGAAATTTCCACTTTGTTAAAAACCGTTCCTAAAAGTAATGAAGATACTCCTTCTAAAGAAAAAAAGATAGAAGAATACGACATCAAGAGATATGTAGGAATTACAAGGGAACATTTCCCGATATTTAAAGAAATTAATGAATATTTCGACTTTCTTTTTGAACAATCGGTTGCCACGAGAACGGGAAACTTCATCAATATGATAACTTCTGAGCCGGAAATCAGCACTCTTGGTGAATTCATTTCTTCGGCATCCAATCCCACTTATATCATTATGTTCAAACTTGACCCTGCGGTTGGCGATGTGTATATGGATATTTCGCCTTCGTTTGTACACTCGCTTGTAGATATGGAATTTGGAGGAACCGGCAGAATCAATAAAAATCCACCTGACATCACCATAATTGAACGTGCAGCTATGCCTAAAATTGCCAGAGCATTACTTGGTGAACTTGAAAAAGCATGGGGAAAATATGTTGCAGTATCTTCAAAAATAGTATCCCAGCAAACCAATCCATTAACTATAGCTCCACCGGAATCTGTAGTTCCAATTCTCAGTATTTCTTTTACCTTAACAATTGACGATATTCCTATGTCTCTACGAATTGCTTATTCTTCGGAAATCGCAAGGGCTCTTGCTGCCGAGGTTATAACTCACGAGCGTGTAACGAGAAAAACAGCCAATGCTGAGCTCCAGGAAAAAATCAAGCAGATATTAATGCATGCAAGAGTAAATGTTTATGCTGAGCTTGGACGTTCAGGCATTTTTGTTTCTGATTTATTAGAATTGAAAGCAGGTGATATAATCCCTTTAAACCTTCATACAGACAGTGAAATAATTGTTTACGTGGAAGATAAAAAGAAGTGGTTTGCCAAAGCAGGCGTTTATAAAATGAGAATGGCATCTAAAATTACGCGTCCATACAAAAGGAGGTAA
- a CDS encoding DEAD/DEAH box helicase family protein → MNIKKYRANSIKEGIEMVKQDLGPDAVILATNRIDDTEEIEMLAATDLPGTKTDTSNSGKNTYITGQDNPNGTSRSNGDYALNTDTPSKFAGSSPDYGTSRYNGNRQAGKNVPDSGQLSNVESQLSELKSQIHLFGKQVSDLSSLIQCSETVNFPPLFNKLVGSGIQADTASIITNLINSKLIIDKTGGISSSEENIKTFLSSLISTSPISIKPVSDSLSTEQNKQGQTSAPSQSIPKRDIPYLIAFIGPTGTGKTTTIAKIASNFAIYDKLKVALITIDTYRLAAVEQLNTFAKIVDIPIDVVFSAMDFPNSLEKFKDMDVIFIDTAGSSQKNEKYISELCTFFNLINPDEIHLVISLTTKAKDIADIIKNYDILCPGKIVFTKLDETSSFGTLLESPFLSKKPISYLTTGQSIPDDIELANSSKIISHIWELKERWEK, encoded by the coding sequence TTGAACATAAAAAAATATAGAGCAAACAGTATTAAAGAAGGAATTGAAATGGTCAAACAAGACCTTGGTCCGGATGCAGTTATACTTGCCACAAACAGAATAGATGACACGGAAGAGATAGAAATGCTTGCGGCTACAGATTTACCCGGAACAAAAACAGATACGAGCAACTCAGGAAAAAACACATATATAACCGGGCAAGATAATCCCAACGGAACATCCCGTTCCAACGGTGATTACGCACTTAATACTGACACTCCTTCAAAATTTGCAGGTTCTTCACCTGATTATGGAACATCCCGCTATAACGGGAATCGTCAGGCTGGGAAAAACGTACCTGACAGCGGGCAGTTATCTAACGTTGAGTCCCAATTATCCGAGCTTAAGAGTCAAATCCATTTATTTGGGAAGCAAGTATCAGACTTGTCTTCTCTTATCCAATGTTCTGAGACTGTAAATTTCCCACCCCTCTTTAATAAATTAGTTGGTTCAGGCATTCAAGCAGACACCGCCTCAATTATTACCAATTTAATTAACAGCAAGCTAATTATCGACAAGACAGGGGGGATTTCTTCCTCCGAAGAAAACATTAAAACATTCCTTTCGTCTTTAATTTCTACTTCTCCTATATCCATAAAGCCTGTTTCAGATTCCCTTTCTACCGAGCAAAACAAACAAGGGCAAACGTCTGCACCATCACAGTCAATACCAAAGAGAGACATTCCTTATTTGATAGCATTTATTGGTCCAACCGGAACAGGGAAGACAACAACGATAGCAAAAATTGCAAGTAATTTTGCCATATATGACAAGTTGAAAGTTGCTTTAATTACTATTGATACATATAGACTTGCGGCAGTTGAGCAGCTTAATACTTTTGCTAAAATAGTAGACATTCCTATAGACGTGGTTTTTTCGGCTATGGATTTTCCGAATTCTTTGGAAAAGTTCAAAGATATGGACGTTATTTTTATAGACACAGCCGGGAGCAGTCAAAAGAACGAAAAATACATATCCGAACTTTGTACATTTTTCAATCTTATAAATCCGGATGAAATACATCTTGTTATATCGCTTACTACAAAGGCCAAGGACATTGCAGACATTATAAAAAACTACGATATTTTGTGCCCGGGTAAAATAGTTTTTACAAAATTAGACGAGACTTCGTCTTTCGGCACATTATTAGAATCGCCTTTTTTATCCAAAAAACCAATTTCATATCTAACGACAGGACAATCGATACCAGACGATATAGAACTCGCAAACAGTTCAAAGATTATATCTCATATCTGGGAATTAAAGGAAAGGTGGGAAAAATGA